The Plectropomus leopardus isolate mb chromosome 1, YSFRI_Pleo_2.0, whole genome shotgun sequence sequence aatagcTCAGGAGCACCGAGATGGCATTTGCTTGTTAATGTAGTTAACGCATTTCACTGTATGCAGGAGCTTTGAGAATTATAcgttttcttttatcatttgtGAAGGTTCAGGCACctttattactgtttttaaaaagaaattgataTTGTAGCTGTTAAATTTGAGGATTTGTTTGACCTTTTACAGTccaatacaaataataaatattggTCTCCCAGCTAGTAGTAGAAGGAACAAGGACAATAATACCTTTTTCTTGatacaaagtaaataaataaaaattgtggCTGGCcagtaaaacagtttttcacTATGGGCCACTTAACTTTATATCCACAATGTTTATTACCTTGATCACTGGATGATAATCATAATATTACCGGTCATCAACATGCTCCTTATCTGTCAGGACAGGTAGtttaatttgttgcatttaCAGTACATTTTCTTCATAGTTACAAAGTGATCAAAGAAAGCTATGAAGTTGAAACATCATTTAATAGTTAACACATCCTCTTAGATTTTGCAAGTCTCTCCCCAAAACCATTTCTCTTGAACTACAGCTGAGTAAAGAGGAACATGATGtaaacaaaggagaaaaaaaacaaacccggAACCAAATGCAGAAGATTGTGTAATGGGGTCAGTAAATGaagctgtgtaaaaaaaatctgacatggTTTAGCTGGCTGGACAAAGCAAGTGACACTTTTTGGTTGCAAAACAGCTATTTTGCCAGCAGAACCCCCACaagttgtattttgtttctgctATTTTGCTGACAATACATGTACAAGTGTGTCAACTTAAATTTTAGCACACTTTTTTCATACCATGATGTCTCTCCCTTTAGTATGTAATggtttattatattatattgggCAATAGAGTAAACTGTCTAGACAACTATTACATTTATGCATTCATGTTTCCCACAGGATTAACTGTGATAATCCAGTCAATTCTTTGGTTAATGACCAAATACCTGTAAATTCATAgcattcccatcagccttagctgtactttgtgtttaatgCTCATTAAGAAATGTTAGCATGATTGTATACTAAATTTAATGTGAGGATTTTAGCATGctgttgtttgcattttgctgAAAGCTGCAGTGCCCAAGTACAGccacacagagctgctagcatggtcGTAGCCTTGTAACGTTTTTCAACTGATTTTTTAGAAGATGCACAATATGATGATGTTTATCACTATGGTAGTATAAATTTGGAGAAATCCCGATAGTTTCAGCCATATTATGTCGTTATCTTGAAGGCCTAGCttaactgacaaaaacaaaaaatatatacctTGTTTGAGAACACGCAGATGAGTGTCACTGGGATGGTTGTATGATGCCAGGTGTTTAATCATTTCCGTCCTCTGCCTGTAGGTACATCTAATGAGGTAGCCCAGTTCCTGTCCAAAGAGAATCAGGTGATTATCCGTATGCGAGGGTTGCCGTTCACCGCCACACCCCAGGAAGTGCTGTCCTTCCTCGGTCTTGAGAGCCCAGTTACAGATGGTCCAGAGGGTCTGCTCTTTGTCAAGTACCCTGACGGACGGCCCACTGGTGATGCCTTTGTGCTCTTCTCTTGTGAAGAGTATGCCCAGAATGCCCTGAAGAAGCACAAGCAGATCTTGGGGAAGCGGTACATCGAGCTGTTTCGGAGCACTGCGGCTGAGGTGCAACAGGTAAATTCCTATAGCTATTGGATGAGAAGTTTTATCATGGTGTGAAAAGATACATATATCAGATTCTTAGGACTAGTGCTGGGGAAATATGTTGAGATGCTGCATCAAAGGATTCAAAATAATTTGATGTGAGAAATACAGAGGCCATTACTGTTGTGtatggagcaggaggaggtcctttaaataaaagcattagTTTTAAGCTAACGTAAGCAagatatttaatacatttaggTTTTTGTCATGTAATTCCAGTAATgtctgtttcaaaataagatTAAGACTGAGAATATGAATAGAGGAAATTGAGGCTTTGGTTTTCTGTTTCAtacaaaaatatgccaaaattgTTTTCCTGTAACTAAAGTAACATATCCATGTGTTTGAGAGCCTTTTTGTCATCAGTGAATAATAAAAGAAGTTCCCTTTTTATGTGTTATATCAGTCATTATGGAGTGACCACAACAGAAAGGTTTCTAAAGAACTGATGTCATGGCAACATAAAGGAGTTGGTACCGAAAGTATGTGACGAAAGTCTAAAGTTTGCACAACATAAAAAACGTTTATATTATTGCACAATAAATATGTCGATTCTATTTCTTTTAACACCCTGAGAATGAGCTGTGAACTGTATGACTGTCAGCTTGTTCCTGTTAgctgttaaatgttaataacAAGTGGACCATaccttcttcagacttttttaatttttatgcttttctatgttcattttttattgtatgtcaTTTGGAcatgcagaaatgtaaataacTGTAGTCAGGCATTTTATTGCAACTGCTGGAGTTTCTCTGTCTGTGGAGAATGGTGTGAAGTCAACTTTGTTGAATGTAGGAAGATTCAGGCatttgcagaaaacaaaaagtaatgtctttttattcatcatcatcttctttgTTTGGCAGGTCCTGAACCGCTACATGTCGGCACCTCTGATCTCCACACTGCCCCCTTCACCCATCGTGCCTGTGCCGGTCCTCGCAACGCCACCCTACCttccagcagccagcagcactCGCGACTGCGTCCGCCTCCGTGGCCTGCCCTACACTGCCGGCATTGAAGATATACTGGAGTTCATGGGAGAGCACACCGTTGACATCAAACCCCATGGAGTCCACATGGTGCTTAACCAGCAGGTCAGACTGGTTGGGGAATCTAGCTGTAAAGCttcatgtcttaaaaacatttcaaatgttctCATCCTTCATCCTCAAGTCACTTGATCATAAATCACAATAGTAGAGAGAAATATTCAAGACAGAGCACATGTTAATTTCTGAAGGTATTTGAAGTAAATCTACATCATGATGTTGTGGATAAAAAAGCTACTGCAAAGTCAACCACATCCCTTTCCATTTTCCTCAGAGCCTAGCAActaccaacaacaaaaagcacacTGCATTTGTTTTCCACAGTTCCTCAGTTGTTCCACTGTCCACTATTTAGGCTACTCGCGGGATAGTAGCTGCAAAGAGCTTATATTGATACTTTGGTAACTAGGGATAGCTACTGATAGCTACCggggaaaacaaaagtgttatGTCCTCTTCCTGTATTGGTTGTGTAGGGGGGTTGCACTTCTTTGGGCTGTAACTTAAGCCTTTATTTTCCCAGGGGCAGACAGAATTGCAAAGTAAAAGCAAGTCTGAGAGGGAACCAATCTAAATGCTGATGGTGTCATAGATCTGTAGACActacattgtgcaatcaacagtTACTTCATAATCATAAGCTGAAGCCAAAAAACTTGTGTAGTTCTACTTTGATAGAACAAAAgtctatatattttattataataatattccCAAGTGTGTATTTGCATTGTAACAAGTATTTAGGATTCCAATCTGTGACATTTAGTTAGAATTCAGCTTTCTCTATCCTGTACCAAAGTTAAGCCAAATCCATTGTGTaattttgcagtcatttttgcaGGTGGATACATTTTACACTGTATTCTCACCGTCTCTGATTcgttctgtctgtttctgtcctcCCTGCAGGGTCGACCCTCTGGCGACGCTTTCATCCAAATGAAATCATCTGACAAGGCGTTTATGGTGGCCCAGAAGTGCCATAAAAAGACCATGAAGGACCGTTATGTGGAGGTGTTCCAGTGCTCCACAGAGGAGATGAGCATTGTGCTGATGGGAGGAACCCTGAACCGCAGCGGCCTCTCCCCTCCACCCTGCAAGCTTCCCTGTAAGTGAACTCCACCGAATGCTCCATCAAGCCACCAATTCAGCCCTCTTGTTTGTAGTGAGAATTGTGATTAAACAATGTTTggatttcatgttttaatatcatttatttgttgagACACTGATTGGCTTGGAAATGCTGCTTGAACTTTTGGCAGACATGTTTTCCTGGACTGTTCTTATGAACTCCAGTTGATTAATATGCAAGCAAACTTATTTTTCCAATATCATAACctataaaataataagtaatataTAAACTATGCAGTAATGTCTCTGTTTTCCTTTGAAATCAAAGACTGAGACTGGGCTGATGCAACTCTGTGTACTTTGCTCTGTTCTGGCTCATATCTGTCTTTGGTGCTGGAGATTAGATTGGGATTGGCAGCCACCAGAGAGCACcttcagtttttacttttccaTGTACTTGCTTCTTTTTAATTGTCCTTGATCAACAAATCCTTACCTTTTGTCTGACTGTAAATTTGTTAAGTAGTTTCCTGAGAAAGGTAGCTGTACCCACTAAAATTAGAGCAATGGTGATTTCTTTTTGCACATAGTTTGACCCTGACTAACCTGGAAGCACTTCAGCCTCCACGAGGTCGGCAGTGTTGAGTGTCAGTGTTTTGGCACTGAGGGAGGCAGCAGCGTCACACTGATGGACGCTGTTTGTATGTAAATACATGCATActggcatctgtgtgtgtttacattgtaGGTATGATGGCCTGAGAGACGCAGTAAGCTTCGTTAATAAAATACCTGGCATAGGTGTTATTGGCAGGCTCTCTGGTCTGACGTGTTCTGTAAAGGAACAGTCTGttctttcagatgttttatCTGTCATTCTGCTCTTAAAGCATTTTACTCATCAGCTTCCTCGCTGTGACACATGCAGAGACTCTGCTAGACGGGCTTAAACATGTTGACAGTTAACTGTTTGAACTTTATCACCAATGTGAAAGTCAAATTAAGGATGAGAGTTATTACCCGCACTAACAGTGACGAGTGTCTAATGTCCATTAGTCGCACAGAGCGTCTTTCACAGAATTGAAGGTTGCAACAGATGATTTTAACTTCAAACGAAGTGTTTtggtttacatttaaaattagtttatatgcgtctatgtgcttgtgttgtttgTCCTTATCTGCAGCTGTGGCTGCCAATGTCACTGTGTCCCGAAATGTTGGCAGTGATATGAGTAATAGCCGAAACTAAGGCAAgaagggctgcagctaatggttattttatttattgataatgtgttaattttttttcttgattaactgacattttttgtctgtaaaCTTTAAGAAAACGTTAAAAATGCGACAggtcaaatattaaaatgtcttgttttaaacTGAACATTGGTCTGAAATCCCAAAATGTCCAGTTTACAATAATGTAAATCAGAGAAAACTAGCAAATCCTGAGAAACTACAAGGGAACTTTTTTGCGTTATTCttagaaaaaatgacaaaaaattaatgaattttcaaaatagTTTTGTATTAGTTTTCTGCGACTTTGCTAATAAATTAACTGTTACAGCTCCTCTTATTGTTAGTCATGACTGTCATGTCATTAGTCATGTCTGACTTGATGAACTGCTTCATCAGAGGAAACCATTTTTGAGTTTTATCTTTTGCAAGCTTCCCTTTTAGTAATAATTGGTTTATTTCATAAGGCCtcttgcagtgtttttcattttcataactGACCGAGGTCTTAACCTTCAGATCTAATATGTCTTTAGGACTCAGTGGTTCATGGTGCTGTCAGGATTGTCGTCATAGTGTAACATAAGACACAATGTTTCTGTGCAGATTGTAACATGTTGAAATCCCCATGCAGCATGTTGTAACTTCTCATTTACTGCCTCATACAACAATTTACTACAGGCACGTCTGTGCATGCACTGAACGCAACATGTAAATGACCAGACTCTGTATGTATACATCTCTGTTTGTGTAGGTCTGTCTCCGCCCACTGCCTACGCTGCCTTCCCCACCCCACCCACAATCCTCTCTGAGGCTGCCCTCTACCAGCCCCCGCTGCTGGCTGCTCCCAGACCACCTCAGACAGCCACACACAGCCCAGCTCACACTCTGGCCTACTACCCCCCTCAGCCACACCTGTACATGAATATGAACATGAACTACACAGCTTATTATCCCAGGTTAGTACATCATCAGCTGAAGATAACTTCTAGTGAATCAGGAAAAAAGAATCCCATCTGTCTTTATTTGGACCTTCAACGTTAAAACTCTCTCTGCTCTACTTTCCCTCCAGTCCCCCAGTTTCCCCTTCCACAGTTAGCTACTTTGCAGCTCCACCAGGTGCAGTCGCAGCAGCAGTCGCAGCCCAATCCCACCCAGCTGCAGCCGCagcctcctctgtgctgcctcAACCTGGCGCCCTGGTCAGGATGCAGGGTCTGCCCTACAACACTGGAGTCAAGGACATCCTCAGCTTCTTCCAGGGATACCAGGTCAGCACATGCTACAGTGAAATAAAGATGCAGATCTAAAAGTGTAGTGGTGTTTGCAGGGATGTAAGGGCCCCCTAAAGATGTCCAGGACATACATTTGCAGCCATATACTGCAGAAGAATACGCAGTCACAGCAGCCACTTGATAATGGTAAATTTAAATGCTTGACCAGGGTAACAGTAGGTAGTGTggctttattttgttgattgtGAACTCTTCCCACAGTCTCTGACCCTTCATTATTAAGTGTAGAGCTGTTGGTCCACTGAACTCTCAACCCTGCAGCTAGAAAGATTTACCATTGGTGCTTCTTTTTGTAAAATCACACCACAGTAGGATTCAATTAAGAGACATGTGTGCACTTGTGCTCTCCTCCCCGCCCATACTTGTGTGCTGCCAGTCCAAATTAGGTGGAGTCCTCTGAAACAGGTATGAACCCTGACAGGTGCGGCTTCTGGCTGTTTGGCACGTCTGGGACGGAAGAGGGAGAAGGGTGGGGTTTGACGTGGAGgtgttgtgctgttgttgtggcACAGAGCTTTGGTTTGCTGTTGGTCTGTTTGGCTTATGTCATTGAgtactttttgtgtgtgtgtgtgcgagagagagagagagagagagagagagattaaggGGGTAGCCAGCATCAAATTCACACCAAATAAGGACGCTACACGCTGGAGAACTTTACATGCTGAAGGAtaattgcgtgtgtgtgtgtgttcgtgcgcGTGCGCGTTTGGGAAAGAGCAAAGCTGACTCCAGTTTTGACTGTTGGCTGAACTACCGTAATTGTATCCTTaacagagtgagtgtgtgtgtgtgtgcgcgcgtgtgcgtgtgcgtgtgcgtgcgtgcgtgtgtgtgtttttctggctGCAGAAGCGTCTCTCACACTGGCCCTGGGCGATAAAACCGTTCCCACACCAGCGCTGGTGTCCTTTACCACACAATCACAGGCTTAATCACCCTGTGTGGTTCAAATGAAGcctgttcagtgtgtgtgtgtgtgtgtgtgtgtgtgtttctggtttggtgtgtcttttTCATAAACCTTGAGTATTTTTGAGAATATATACCTCTGcatcttgtgtgtgtatgtgaaacAGTGTACTGTGATGTGTGAAACAATGTGGAGGCCTCCCACCCTGACTGTCCGTTCATTATTATGCTATCTGTAGTACGCCCCTGACGAGTACAGCGGCATGGTTCAGATGAGCGAACAGGCCAGGAGTCTGATTCAGCCCAAAGAATGGCTCTGTCTTTAGGGACTCATCCCCAAGGTAAGAGGAGCCTCCAGACCAGAGAACCAGAGTGGACAGAGAGGGCATGTCCTACACTTAAAAAGACATCTATATTTGTAGGCTAATGCACAACATGCAGCAATGGACTATCATCAAATTACACAAGAAAGCACTGAGTTTGTCATTTGCTGTCAAGTTAAAGGTTGAGATGagaataagtttgttttttttttcagtcaaattcagtaaatatattcaaacattggaatataataatttaaaatctaaatgatGCTACATCTTTAACCTGCAAATCATCAAACCAATGCAAATGGGGAGTTAAGCCTCACTGGTAAGCTCACTGAATTGAAATCAGGAGATTTTACCAAAGAAAACCTGATATTTCTTTACGTGGTTATAATCCACACATCTTGCTGACACATGTTAGAGAACGCTAAGGTTAGCATGACATGCCACATATTACAACATTATaacaaataattaacaaaaactaCTATACACATATCAGACAGGTGACACTTTGACAGGAACTATCTAAATGCCTGGACTGCCCAATCTAGCCAACACGGTTCTGAGCTCCTGACCCGGCATGTCGGCCTGCTGCTTCCCTAATAAATCTTCCCTTATAacagaaacttttcttttagACTTGCTTGGAGTGCTGAGTCCTGACTCTTAAATAATGAGCAAATAGGCAATATGTAttatacaaaatgtacaaaattaaaGCAGTGTGCCTTCTATTATTTTGGAAAGAGGCCAGACATCGCTACGGctgatatcttcaacactcgacaactcacaccaaagtaatctagactgataaatagcactataggtaagaggacaaatatgtatttttgattttgggaccAAATTGTCCCCTTAAATCACTCAGGTTTCACTTGTTGGATTAAGAGCCTGCAGACTTGATCCATGTTCTGCAGTGATAGTGAAAACTTGTATGCTTCTTCCTCAAACTTTTCTTAATAGTAATTTAATTGCTATTTTACCAGTCCTCTTTTGGTCTTAATTTTCTCAACATCTCTACATTGtcagttaaaataattatttttaccaaaacacagccaaaaaataaGAACTACTCTCttaacttaagaaaaaaaaacattcacattctGCCTTTACAAAAATTGATTTCCTGTAGGATTAATATTGATTTAGAATAAGTGATAATATACATACTGCAGTGTCAGTCAGTCTAGATTCAGCACTCCTTCTACATTAAACCATCTCGTGGTTTCTGTACCGGGGCCCATCTCACGACCTCGGCTGTTACCAGTTAACGTCCTGAACGCATGGTGTCCCTCTGTCCTGCTCTGATGTGTAATTCACTAACATACTGAACTAATGGATTTTACTGCTGTCATTGCTCATATGATCAGTGAGTTGTTTCTTCCGTTTTTTTGCATCCAAATTGATTTTGATGCAAGACTTAAATGCATGCAAACTGATAATTACTATGTGCGGCGTCACAACCTGCATTGTGGGTTTCAGGTCCTCTGGGAACAGCATGTACTCTGCTTTTGCTTAAACTCTGCCCTTGAATCTCCCTTTTTTCTACCTAACTGGACCAGTTTGATGAGACAGTCTTTATGCAGGGTGTTGTTCATCCTCGGCTTTGTGGGCTCCCCCTGGTGTTGTCATGGCGCAACTGCATCAAAACAAGTGACACCTATTGTTTCACATGTTCGtctctgtttttccttcttcttctgcagcTCCAGCCAGATGCTATCCTCATCTTGTACAACTTTAGTGGCCAGTGCAGCGGCGAGGCTTTGATCACCTTCCCTAGCGAGGAGATCGCCAGGCGGGCTGTAGCCGAGCGCTCCAGTCACCCCTTCTACGGCCAGCGGGTCCACATGGTCTTATGTAACTGACCACTAGCCCTttatccctcctcctcctccctttcccATAATTTGACCTCCCATTGAAGAGCACTCGCCCCCCAAATTCAATGTCATTCATCAAAAGCTTTCCCAGTTGATCCCAGTGTCACTTCAAACGGCTGTTGAACATCTCACTTTGCCATGATCTCCCATTATTAACGCACAGCTTACTTTGCTGGCTGTGACACTCCTGAAGCTGCTGTTGGATTTTGGACATCCACTGGTGAAGTAGCTGATGTCAGCAAAGCTTCATTTCAGGCTAATGACATGGACATCGCACGTAGCATTTCTGTGCTTATTTACTGTAATAGCTGGTTGTGGGGACTAGATGTTGTGGAGCCCGGACAAATATGCATGCACATTCAAATGCTCTATATATGTGTTCCTCCATACGACTGTACAGATGTTCATCCTGATATGCTTGAGGCTGTACAAACAATGTCTGCATGTAATCTTTTCTGTATATTTCTAGATTTTCACTCTAAACCACTACAAGTTTTTGACTTTTCAAAGTTTATGATCTTTTTGTGTTAGCTTGATGCAAAcacaaatgtgtgtatgtgcatgcacaaTGTTTATTGAGTTGATGGCCTCCAGCGATGCAGTGGTGccattaaaaagagagaaagaagccATAAGGACTGACTTCGACTACTGAAACCGGAAATATCAAACTGTACTGCTCATCTGTCGTGGATTTGAACTGTCTGAGCTCCAGTGACTATTAATTAAAACTACAGCAACATCACAGAAGTGCCAGTGTACCAtctaatatgtaatatttttttttctgttaaaagcATTTATGTGTGACATACAGGGTGTCATCCCATTTAGATCTTTTCTAAGCACTACACATTTATTTGCACCAATCTGAGTTTAGTGACAGAGCGTCTGTAATGACAgattcattctgtttttatgaattccatctccttaattttttttaggatttgttATGAAATATAAAAGGGGACAGAGGCGTATACAATGATCGACCTCAGCTACTAGATCTCTTCTGTTTTGGTTTCCAGACTATTTATAGCGATCAGTCTGAAGCTGCTTTAATTCCTGCTTATGACCGAGTACTGTGTAAAAGCTGCATGGGTTTTTCCTGTGACAGGCCTGCTGACAGCTGGCTtagattttttcccctctttacTGTGCCTACATTACCCAGAGTGCAATACTGGCCCAAACAAGGCTAGATCAACCTCTGGTGGCAGAGgagatttgtgttttgttgcaagTTTGACActattatgtatgtatgtatgtttataagaatgtaaacaataaatgttgacaatgatcagtgttttatttggtCTCATTTAAAGAGCTGGATTCAAAAGCACGGGCAAAATCAATAATgcctatatttttttcatcatagtATACGATTCATAGTTCACGATACATAGTatacttttttcaacatacttttttctttttgacatactatactatgactttttttgtagttttcttgacatgctacactatggagttttttttttcaacataatatactgtgcctttttcatcatttttttacataccatcttgtggttttttttatttatactacactatgatattttttacttcaacatactatgacttttttcaggtttttggacatactatacttaattttttttttcagcataatatactatgactcGTATACTATGAGGGAAAAAATataggcaaggcagctttatttagCATATTTCATACAACAGAGCAATTCAAAGGgatttacagagcaataaaatctaaaaacataataaaagacagaggacatatttacaataaaagagataagatataaaaggtaaaatcagTTTCTAAACCAAGATATACTATAGAGTATAGTAtgttacaaatgaaaaaagtatagtatgtcaaagaCCTGAGAAAAGTCATAGTTTATTATgttgtatggaaaaaaaaaacctgaaaaaaagtcatagtatggttTGTCAATTATATCGAAGAAACTGAAAACAGTTTCATGGTATAACTGCTCCGGTCAGAGATCCGCAGAGATCCAAAGGTCGCAGGTTTACTTGTTGATCAGGAGTTATTGGGTGCACCTGTGATATTCTctctcagctgcagctgctgggaCGTTAAATAAGGAGGTTGGCTTCTTCTGCTCAGTTGGTTGTGTCTCCAGAGAGTCAACACCTTCAGTTGGctttctgtggttttttttaattttgagtggaaatctgagtttgagagtgtgtgttgaaAGTGTGATTCTTATTTTGGCCATTCATTTTGTTTCCCCACTATTCAGCGTCTCCCGCTTGACTTTAATTTTGGGACCaattcttttgtttgtctctcaTTTGATGAAATCAGTGGGTGGTTTCTGGGAGTTTTATTCCCATGCCACCTTTTAGAAATCAAAGGGCCCATTTTTCCTTTCACCCTCTTGTAcatgtgcagtgttttgttatttttcccaAAACTGCGACCCATGTCCATCAACTCTAACTCTAGAAAAAGCTGCTGCTCTGGCTGATGAGTTTACCCTCACTCATAAAACCTCATTCCCATCAAAGTCCCCAAACAATAACACCAAccataatgaaacaaaaaaccccaactgcCTCAAAACCAGAGTCTGTCCCAACTTTGAAGACAGCCACTAAAAGCCAAGTAGAGTGTCCCTTCTGACACATAAGGTCACATTGTTCATGATTGCCCACTTTTacagaagaaaactgaaaaacctAAAACAGTAGCTCTGCTGGAAGCTCCCCTTATTGATGAACCTTCAGTCCCAGAGTTTGAACCTGTAGAGAAAAAAGTGCCAGATGAGTTTAAGCTCTTTACGTTGGaggtgtttgtgtctctgtctggagACAGTGCTGGTAAGAGGTCTGTGACAATACTACCAGACAGAGCAGCGTCACAGTCCAGCTTGCTGAGGGATGTGTTAGCTAACTGAAGAAATGAACGCAGTAACAGCACTCTAAATCGGGATTGAAAGTTTAAAGAACCGTTGTTTATTGCAATCCTGAAATCTGGCATCGGCGGCTCTGTGGCCGTCGCCCTGAGGAATGGACTACCTGTGGGAGGGATCGCAGTCTTCCTGGTAAATGACTTGGCTGGCGACAAAGCCACAAGTCACACAGCAATGCCTTATGGAGGTTTAACCATTTGGTTGCTGtgagcaacattttcttctgatgtTATATTGAAATGggagtttgttttgtgttttgccaACAACCCTGTCAGattagctgttttttaggaGGGAGGTGTTATTGTCAGAGATCCACAGAGATACAAAATCCAAGTCACTGGTTTCCTTGCTGATCAGGAGCTATTGGGTGCACATTTGATATTCTCTCTCAGCAACAAATAAAGCAAATCATAGCGtggtatgttaaaaaaaaggcatcgtatagcatgtttttaaaaaatgaaaaaaggagaaaaactta is a genomic window containing:
- the esrp2 gene encoding epithelial splicing regulatory protein 2 isoform X1, translating into MASHSDTLVVFFGATAGANGGKLGSDEREIILLVWQIVDLHEKKVGELHRCLVKPDTLELTDQCKEETGLTVDDIIKAEPLDKVLQQFQQSVTSEVKCLGRSSFALCVDSPLVIRQALHPEASKKNLVLPECFFSFVDLKKEFQKCCPNASPAQRLTLTSMLEYVGLPAVSEQSMGVREVTSMVQLTLGILAEPYNHKFSCVETVKYKFDSGTCSKTEPVDSETVIRARGLPWQSSDQDIARFFKGLSIAKGGVALCLNAQGRRNGEALVRFINSEHRDLALERHKHHMGSRYIEVYKATGEEFLKIAGGTSNEVAQFLSKENQVIIRMRGLPFTATPQEVLSFLGLESPVTDGPEGLLFVKYPDGRPTGDAFVLFSCEEYAQNALKKHKQILGKRYIELFRSTAAEVQQVLNRYMSAPLISTLPPSPIVPVPVLATPPYLPAASSTRDCVRLRGLPYTAGIEDILEFMGEHTVDIKPHGVHMVLNQQGRPSGDAFIQMKSSDKAFMVAQKCHKKTMKDRYVEVFQCSTEEMSIVLMGGTLNRSGLSPPPCKLPCLSPPTAYAAFPTPPTILSEAALYQPPLLAAPRPPQTATHSPAHTLAYYPPQPHLYMNMNMNYTAYYPSPPVSPSTVSYFAAPPGAVAAAVAAQSHPAAAAASSVLPQPGALVRMQGLPYNTGVKDILSFFQGYQYAPDEYSGMVQMSEQARSLIQPKEWLCL
- the esrp2 gene encoding epithelial splicing regulatory protein 2 isoform X2 — its product is MASHSDTLVVFFGATAGANGGKLGSDEREIILLVWQIVDLHEKKVGELHRCLVKPDTLELTDQCKEETGLTVDDIIKAEPLDKVLQQFQQSVTSEVKCLGRSSFALCVDSPLVIRQALHPEASKKNLVLPECFFSFVDLKKEFQKCCPNASPAQRLTLTSMLEYVGLPAVSEQSMGVREVTSMVQLTLGILAEPYNHKFSCVETVKYKFDSGTCKTEPVDSETVIRARGLPWQSSDQDIARFFKGLSIAKGGVALCLNAQGRRNGEALVRFINSEHRDLALERHKHHMGSRYIEVYKATGEEFLKIAGGTSNEVAQFLSKENQVIIRMRGLPFTATPQEVLSFLGLESPVTDGPEGLLFVKYPDGRPTGDAFVLFSCEEYAQNALKKHKQILGKRYIELFRSTAAEVQQVLNRYMSAPLISTLPPSPIVPVPVLATPPYLPAASSTRDCVRLRGLPYTAGIEDILEFMGEHTVDIKPHGVHMVLNQQGRPSGDAFIQMKSSDKAFMVAQKCHKKTMKDRYVEVFQCSTEEMSIVLMGGTLNRSGLSPPPCKLPCLSPPTAYAAFPTPPTILSEAALYQPPLLAAPRPPQTATHSPAHTLAYYPPQPHLYMNMNMNYTAYYPSPPVSPSTVSYFAAPPGAVAAAVAAQSHPAAAAASSVLPQPGALVRMQGLPYNTGVKDILSFFQGYQYAPDEYSGMVQMSEQARSLIQPKEWLCL
- the esrp2 gene encoding epithelial splicing regulatory protein 2 isoform X3 produces the protein MASHSDTLVVFFGATAGANGGKLGSDEREIILLVWQIVDLHEKKVGELHRCLVKPDTLELTDQCKEETGLTVDDIIKAEPLDKVLQQFQQSVTSEVKCLGRSSFALCVDSPLVIRQALHPEASKKNLVLPECFFSFVDLKKEFQKCCPNASPAQRLTLTSMLEYVGLPAVSEQSMGVREVTSMVQLTLGILAEPYNHKFSCVETVKYKFDSGTCSKTEPVDSETVIRARGLPWQSSDQDIARFFKGLSIAKGGVALCLNAQGRRNGEALVRFINSEHRDLALERHKHHMGSRYIEVYKATGEEFLKIAGGTSNEVAQFLSKENQVIIRMRGLPFTATPQEVLSFLGLESPVTDGPEGLLFVKYPDGRPTGDAFVLFSCEEYAQNALKKHKQILGKRYIELFRSTAAEVQQVLNRYMSAPLISTLPPSPIVPVPVLATPPYLPAASSTRDCVRLRGLPYTAGIEDILEFMGEHTVDIKPHGVHMVLNQQGRPSGDAFIQMKSSDKAFMVAQKCHKKTMKDRYVEVFQCSTEEMSIVLMGGTLNRSGLSPPPCKLPCLSPPTAYAAFPTPPTILSEAALYQPPLLAAPRPPQTATHSPAHTLAYYPPQPHLYMNMNMNYTAYYPSPPVSPSTVSYFAAPPGAVAAAVAAQSHPAAAAASSVLPQPGALVRMQGLPYNTGVKDILSFFQGYQSKLGGVL